From the Clostridium putrefaciens genome, one window contains:
- a CDS encoding CsxC family protein, which yields MFESNLINGCNDPNISPNCNNSKVVSSNHLGECSNECYTPFGRPGPMVVKVPVVLADCKIQIDIESDIRLEKEAFDVKTIDKHVCITQCHLVPHTNKVFISGHVQKNIQYSTVDCDNATSVSGSVLHSTFNIPFKCVTAVRFDKEPIFGSYCKRESSVLDKSMLCESNKEQSWQHYNDYYERIFCELEGSNILETDIFHGDRRCGGDFSKERCFRDITEKMVVYLRIKLLQNQPVYIGEPECKVDMIEDCNCKCGKHHKAERCSCNNQKQYDVCNDDIEIGCNSEMGVVGRLRGQKGC from the coding sequence ATGTTTGAAAGTAATTTAATTAATGGATGTAATGATCCAAATATATCTCCTAATTGCAATAATTCAAAAGTAGTGAGTTCAAATCATTTAGGTGAATGTAGTAATGAATGTTATACACCATTTGGAAGACCAGGTCCTATGGTGGTTAAAGTTCCCGTAGTGTTAGCAGATTGTAAAATACAAATTGATATAGAGTCTGATATTAGACTAGAAAAGGAAGCCTTTGATGTAAAGACAATAGATAAACATGTATGTATTACTCAGTGTCATCTAGTGCCTCATACAAATAAGGTTTTTATATCTGGACATGTACAGAAAAATATTCAATACTCTACTGTAGATTGTGACAATGCTACAAGTGTAAGTGGAAGTGTGTTGCACTCAACATTTAATATTCCGTTTAAGTGCGTAACAGCAGTTAGGTTCGATAAGGAACCAATATTTGGATCGTATTGTAAAAGAGAATCAAGTGTATTAGATAAGAGCATGCTTTGTGAAAGTAATAAAGAACAGAGCTGGCAACATTACAATGATTATTATGAGCGTATTTTTTGTGAGTTAGAGGGGTCAAATATCCTAGAAACAGATATTTTCCATGGTGATAGAAGATGTGGTGGAGATTTTAGTAAAGAGAGATGTTTTAGAGATATAACTGAGAAAATGGTAGTATATTTACGCATTAAGTTATTACAAAACCAACCTGTATATATAGGAGAACCTGAATGTAAGGTTGATATGATAGAAGATTGTAATTGTAAATGTGGAAAACACCATAAGGCTGAAAGATGTAGTTGTAATAATCAAAAACAATACGATGTGTGTAATGATGATATTGAAATAGGATGTAATTCTGAAATGGGTGTTGTAGGAAGACTTCGAGGTCAAAAAGGTTGTTAA
- a CDS encoding ABC transporter ATP-binding protein — protein MMEDREKRHKTQSKGHMGGGPAMGRPVEKAKDFKGTMKRLITYLRPGRVSLIVVFIFAILSTTFSIVSPKIMGKATTKLFEGIMGKRSLEKLLPQLDTLTKLSKNPETATPDVANSISAVNKKISQIMSLNGGRIDFDYIARIVLILIGLYAISAIFAYVQQYVMAGVAQKTVFNMRKDVDEKLSRLPLKYFDSHTHGEILSRVTNDIDTVSSTLQQSLTQLITSVVTIIGIIVMMLTISPILTLVTIVTLPLSIFVTTNIAKRSQKYFADQQNALGRLNGHVEEMYTGHKIVKAFGHEQISIGEFDDINEELYNVGWKAQFISGIIMPLMNFINNIGYVLVCVVGGIFVTKGRINLGDIQAFIQYSRQFGQPIVQTANIVNILQSTVAAAERVFEVLDEVEEIQDGDATQVIDSPKGEVRFKNVNFGYEKEALLIQDMNVEVKPGQTIAIVGPTGAGKTTIVNLLMRFYEIDQGKITIDGIDIRDLKRGDLRNIFGMVLQDTWLFNGTIRDNIGYGRLGATEDEIILASKAAHADHFIRTLSEGYDTILNEEASNISQGQKQLLTIARAILLDPSVLILDEATSSVDTRTEIYIQKAMTKLMQGRTSFVIAHRLSTIRDADIILVMDKGSIIEKGNHEELLEKGGFYADLYNSQFKGARLEESAM, from the coding sequence ATGATGGAAGATAGAGAAAAGAGACATAAGACTCAGTCTAAGGGACATATGGGTGGGGGGCCTGCCATGGGAAGGCCAGTAGAAAAGGCAAAAGATTTTAAAGGTACAATGAAGAGGCTTATTACTTATTTAAGACCTGGAAGAGTAAGTCTTATAGTAGTCTTTATATTTGCTATATTAAGTACAACTTTTAGTATAGTTAGTCCAAAGATTATGGGAAAGGCTACCACTAAGCTATTTGAAGGAATTATGGGGAAGAGGTCACTAGAAAAGCTATTGCCACAGTTAGATACACTTACTAAATTATCAAAGAATCCAGAAACTGCTACTCCTGATGTGGCAAATAGTATATCAGCAGTTAATAAAAAGATATCTCAAATAATGAGTTTAAATGGTGGAAGGATAGATTTTGATTATATCGCTCGTATAGTATTAATATTAATAGGCCTTTATGCTATTAGTGCTATATTTGCATATGTACAACAATATGTAATGGCAGGGGTTGCCCAAAAGACTGTTTTTAATATGAGGAAGGATGTAGATGAGAAGCTTTCACGTCTACCTCTTAAGTATTTTGACTCTCACACCCACGGTGAAATATTAAGCCGAGTAACTAATGATATAGATACTGTTTCTAGTACACTCCAACAAAGTTTAACACAACTTATCACATCTGTAGTTACTATAATCGGTATTATTGTAATGATGCTAACTATAAGCCCTATACTTACTCTTGTTACAATTGTGACCTTACCATTATCTATTTTTGTAACAACAAATATAGCAAAGCGTTCACAAAAATACTTTGCAGATCAACAAAATGCTTTAGGACGCCTTAATGGGCATGTTGAAGAAATGTATACAGGTCATAAGATAGTAAAGGCTTTTGGACATGAACAAATATCCATAGGAGAATTTGATGATATAAATGAGGAACTTTATAATGTAGGATGGAAGGCTCAATTTATTTCAGGTATAATTATGCCTCTTATGAATTTCATAAACAATATAGGATATGTTCTTGTATGTGTTGTAGGTGGTATATTTGTAACAAAAGGAAGAATTAACCTAGGTGATATACAGGCCTTCATTCAATATTCAAGACAATTTGGTCAGCCAATAGTTCAAACAGCCAATATAGTTAACATATTACAATCTACTGTAGCTGCGGCAGAACGCGTTTTTGAAGTTTTAGATGAGGTTGAAGAAATTCAAGATGGTGATGCTACACAAGTTATTGATTCACCTAAAGGTGAGGTAAGATTTAAAAATGTGAACTTTGGATATGAAAAGGAAGCTTTGCTTATACAGGATATGAATGTAGAAGTTAAACCAGGGCAAACCATTGCTATTGTAGGACCTACAGGTGCAGGTAAAACAACTATTGTAAATTTACTTATGCGTTTTTATGAAATAGATCAAGGTAAGATAACTATTGATGGAATTGATATAAGAGATTTAAAACGAGGAGACTTAAGGAATATATTTGGTATGGTACTTCAAGATACCTGGTTATTTAATGGAACTATAAGAGATAATATAGGATATGGACGCCTCGGGGCTACAGAAGATGAAATTATCTTAGCGTCAAAGGCAGCTCATGCAGATCATTTCATTAGAACACTATCAGAAGGTTATGATACTATTCTTAACGAAGAAGCTTCTAATATATCTCAAGGACAAAAACAACTATTAACCATTGCAAGGGCAATACTTCTAGATCCCTCTGTATTGATACTAGATGAAGCTACAAGTAGTGTAGACACTAGAACAGAGATATATATACAAAAGGCCATGACAAAGCTTATGCAAGGACGAACAAGTTTTGTTATAGCACACAGATTATCAACTATTCGTGATGCAGATATAATACTTGTTATGGATAAGGGAAGTATTATAGAAAAAGGAAATCATGAAGAACTGCTAGAAAAGGGTGGGTTCTATGCAGATCTTTATAATAGTCAGTTTAAAGGTGCAAGGTTAGAAGAAAGTGCTATGTAA
- a CDS encoding CsxC family protein: protein MSEGSISSNGKEECKCKQGCKSTLVDSVTLSTCNSKSHIPMGSTGPLIAKIPVILSDVEVEINVESEIELEKEHTRLINIDKEVFVKECKLIPYTNKLFIEGYVGKNIQFYNDDCTNKTNEGNKVEYTEVNSTFKCVTEIEFFKKPLYGEGYKERLNSLDKSMICKNNKEDSWVHYSELQEPVYCECQYAKILEIDALNSKDNGMKCLDKKEVCKKILEKMVIFIRLKVIQNQQVFIPEFHRDVMAIESCNNNSMYKCTRNYDKDKSNVTVEFGEKEGIMTNGYSELK from the coding sequence ATGTCTGAGGGAAGTATTAGCAGCAATGGTAAGGAAGAGTGTAAATGTAAACAAGGATGCAAATCAACACTAGTAGATTCAGTAACATTAAGTACATGCAATAGTAAGTCTCATATTCCAATGGGATCCACAGGTCCATTAATAGCTAAAATTCCTGTGATTTTATCTGATGTAGAAGTAGAGATCAATGTAGAGTCTGAAATAGAATTAGAAAAGGAACATACAAGATTAATAAATATTGATAAAGAGGTATTTGTAAAGGAATGTAAGCTTATTCCCTATACAAATAAGCTATTTATAGAAGGTTATGTGGGAAAGAACATACAATTTTATAATGATGATTGTACTAATAAAACAAATGAAGGTAATAAGGTAGAATACACAGAAGTTAATTCTACTTTTAAATGTGTAACAGAAATTGAATTTTTTAAAAAGCCATTATACGGAGAAGGCTACAAGGAAAGGTTAAATAGTCTAGATAAAAGTATGATTTGTAAAAACAATAAGGAAGATTCATGGGTTCATTACAGTGAATTACAGGAACCGGTTTATTGTGAGTGTCAATATGCAAAGATATTAGAAATAGATGCCTTGAATAGTAAGGATAATGGAATGAAGTGTTTAGATAAAAAGGAAGTGTGTAAAAAGATACTAGAGAAAATGGTTATATTTATAAGACTTAAAGTAATTCAAAATCAACAAGTTTTTATACCTGAATTCCATAGAGATGTAATGGCTATAGAAAGTTGTAACAATAACTCTATGTATAAATGTACTAGAAATTATGATAAAGATAAAAGTAATGTAACTGTAGAATTTGGCGAAAAGGAAGGAATAATGACAAATGGTTATAGTGAATTAAAATGA
- a CDS encoding MORN repeat-containing protein, giving the protein MKIDNNKKAIPAHVHGGTYLGEKKNGKMHGDGTYIYKDGSKYIGQWQDDKMDGDGTHIWSNGEKYIGQWKNDEKHGYGIYTWPDGEVYIGEWDNGEKSGAGNYTWYDGDSYTGSWEHDLRHGYGIHTWADGNKYIGNFENDLKHGAGMYVYADGSTETGTFKDDRIQE; this is encoded by the coding sequence ATGAAGATAGATAATAATAAAAAGGCTATTCCTGCCCACGTTCATGGCGGAACTTATCTAGGGGAAAAAAAGAATGGTAAAATGCATGGTGATGGAACTTATATTTATAAAGATGGAAGTAAATATATAGGTCAATGGCAGGATGATAAGATGGACGGTGACGGAACTCACATATGGTCTAATGGAGAAAAATATATAGGCCAATGGAAAAATGATGAAAAACATGGGTATGGTATATATACTTGGCCAGATGGGGAAGTATATATAGGTGAGTGGGACAATGGAGAAAAGTCAGGTGCTGGCAACTACACTTGGTACGATGGAGACTCATATACAGGAAGCTGGGAACATGACTTAAGACACGGATATGGTATCCACACCTGGGCTGATGGTAACAAATATATTGGTAACTTTGAAAATGATTTAAAACATGGTGCTGGCATGTATGTTTATGCAGATGGAAGCACAGAAACTGGAACCTTTAAAGATGATAGAATACAAGAATAA
- a CDS encoding DEAD/DEAH box helicase — translation MENLKFNDLTLNKNVLKSIEGMGFEEPSKIQQEVIPVILEGFDVIGQAQTGTGKTLAFGAPIISNLNRSSNKIHGIILTPTRELAIQVSDELVRIGKDSNLKMLPVYGGQSIDRQIQAIRRNPDIIVGTPGRVLDLLRRKVLDLKFIDFLVLDEADEMLNMGFVEDIELIIQSSNEERQTLLFSATMPNTIKKIAQRYMKKDTKHISILKNQMTVSTVEQFYYEVKHNERFESLCRILDVEGPESCLIFCKTKKGVDEVVESMQSRGYSVEGMHGDMNQNQRLNTLRKFKDDSIDFLVATDVAARGIDVTNITHVINYDLPQDTESYVHRIGRTGRANKKGVAYTLVSPREYKTLKQIESATKGKIKRKPIPTIDDIFTAKYASIIKKVKETLENKEYSKFVPIVTELDEEYDLIDVSAALMTMIYGKEISYNSNENNDIASSNNNSYSNSYSNNSNSYNNRRSNSNNGDVSRLFLSIGHLDKVKPKSLVDFLTDNSNADRNSIGNIDILDKFTFIDVKSDAVDSILNNCSGKSLEGRRVNIEIAKSSK, via the coding sequence ATGGAAAATTTAAAATTTAATGATTTAACACTTAATAAAAATGTACTTAAATCCATCGAAGGTATGGGATTTGAAGAACCATCTAAAATTCAACAAGAGGTAATACCTGTTATCTTAGAAGGTTTTGATGTTATCGGTCAGGCTCAAACAGGTACAGGTAAAACTTTAGCTTTTGGAGCACCTATAATAAGCAATCTTAACAGATCTTCAAATAAAATTCATGGTATAATACTTACACCTACAAGAGAGCTTGCTATACAAGTTAGCGATGAACTAGTAAGGATTGGTAAGGATTCTAATTTAAAGATGCTACCAGTATATGGCGGTCAATCTATAGATAGACAAATTCAAGCTATAAGAAGAAACCCAGACATCATAGTAGGAACTCCAGGAAGAGTTCTAGACCTTTTAAGAAGAAAGGTCTTAGACTTAAAGTTTATTGACTTCCTTGTACTTGATGAAGCTGATGAAATGCTGAATATGGGATTTGTTGAGGACATAGAACTTATAATTCAATCTTCAAATGAAGAAAGACAAACACTTCTATTCTCTGCAACAATGCCTAATACCATAAAGAAAATTGCACAAAGATACATGAAAAAAGATACTAAACATATTTCTATACTAAAGAATCAAATGACAGTATCAACTGTAGAGCAGTTTTATTATGAAGTAAAGCACAATGAGCGATTTGAAAGCTTATGTAGAATCCTTGATGTAGAAGGACCTGAAAGTTGCCTAATTTTTTGTAAGACTAAAAAAGGTGTAGATGAAGTAGTAGAATCTATGCAATCTAGAGGATATAGCGTTGAAGGAATGCATGGAGATATGAATCAAAACCAAAGATTAAACACTTTAAGAAAGTTCAAAGATGACAGTATAGATTTCTTAGTAGCTACAGACGTTGCTGCTAGAGGTATTGATGTTACTAATATAACTCACGTTATAAACTATGACCTACCTCAAGATACAGAATCTTACGTTCATAGAATCGGAAGAACTGGTAGAGCAAACAAAAAAGGTGTAGCTTATACTTTAGTAAGTCCTAGAGAGTATAAAACTTTAAAACAAATAGAGAGTGCTACAAAAGGCAAGATTAAAAGAAAACCAATACCAACAATAGATGATATATTCACTGCAAAGTATGCAAGTATTATAAAAAAGGTTAAAGAAACTTTAGAAAACAAAGAGTACAGCAAGTTTGTACCTATTGTAACAGAGCTAGACGAAGAGTATGACTTAATTGATGTTAGCGCTGCTTTAATGACTATGATCTACGGAAAAGAAATAAGTTATAATTCTAATGAAAATAATGATATTGCATCAAGTAACAACAATAGTTACAGCAATAGTTATAGCAATAATAGCAATAGTTACAACAACAGACGTAGTAATAGTAATAATGGCGATGTTTCAAGATTATTCTTAAGCATAGGTCACTTAGATAAAGTAAAACCTAAATCTCTAGTAGACTTTTTAACTGATAATTCAAATGCAGATAGAAACTCTATTGGAAACATAGATATACTTGATAAATTTACATTTATAGATGTAAAATCTGATGCTGTAGACAGTATATTAAACAATTGTTCAGGTAAAAGTCTTGAAGGCAGAAGAGTAAACATTGAAATAGCTAAAAGTTCAAAATAA
- a CDS encoding zinc-ribbon domain-containing protein, which produces MADKNLICKDCGKEFVFTEGEQEFYKEKGFENEPQRCPDCRRARKQQNNRGFQR; this is translated from the coding sequence ATGGCAGATAAGAATTTAATATGTAAAGACTGTGGTAAAGAATTTGTTTTCACTGAGGGAGAGCAAGAATTTTACAAAGAAAAAGGTTTCGAAAACGAACCACAAAGATGCCCTGATTGTAGAAGAGCTAGAAAGCAACAAAACAACAGAGGATTCCAAAGATAG
- a CDS encoding THUMP domain-containing class I SAM-dependent RNA methyltransferase has translation MEYTIIATSTFGLEKVVANELKALGYEDLTIENGKVMFKGDEMDIVTCNMWLRTADRVLIRMAEFKAESFEDLFQGTLAVEWGDLIPITGFMHIVGKSIKSKLHSVPDCQSIVKKAVVESMKRKYRRDLFSEDGAEYKIEVAILKDIVTLTVDTTGPGLHKRGYRGLAGDAPLKETLAAAMVLLSKWEPSRTLADPLCGSGTIAIEAAMIGRNIAPGINRSFVSEQWEIIPKDLWEDIRKYANEAINDKEFKILASDINGSVLKTAKENAEKAGVGENVVFQKLDIKDFSSKKKYGFIITNPPYGERLGEASEVEALYEDMGVVYKSLNEWSFFAITSHLGFQKLFGEKAHKNRKLYNGRLLCYYYQYFSEEPKKEKRQEDKESKSEDIWK, from the coding sequence ATGGAATATACGATAATAGCAACATCTACCTTTGGATTAGAAAAGGTTGTAGCAAATGAGCTTAAGGCTTTAGGATATGAAGATTTAACTATAGAAAATGGCAAGGTCATGTTTAAAGGCGACGAAATGGATATTGTAACATGTAATATGTGGCTTAGAACAGCGGATAGAGTCTTAATAAGAATGGCTGAATTTAAGGCAGAAAGTTTTGAAGATTTATTTCAAGGAACATTAGCTGTAGAGTGGGGAGATTTAATACCTATAACAGGATTTATGCATATAGTAGGTAAATCTATAAAATCAAAACTTCATAGTGTACCAGATTGTCAATCTATAGTGAAAAAGGCAGTTGTAGAATCTATGAAAAGAAAATATAGAAGAGATCTATTTTCTGAAGATGGAGCTGAATATAAAATAGAGGTAGCTATATTAAAAGATATAGTAACTCTTACAGTTGATACTACAGGTCCTGGACTTCATAAAAGAGGGTACAGAGGACTTGCAGGTGATGCACCGCTCAAGGAAACATTAGCTGCTGCTATGGTACTCTTAAGCAAATGGGAACCTTCAAGGACCTTAGCAGATCCTCTTTGTGGATCAGGAACTATAGCAATAGAGGCTGCTATGATAGGAAGAAATATAGCGCCAGGTATTAATAGAAGCTTTGTATCCGAACAGTGGGAGATAATACCTAAAGACCTTTGGGAAGATATAAGAAAGTATGCAAATGAAGCTATAAATGATAAAGAATTTAAGATATTAGCATCAGATATCAATGGTAGTGTGCTTAAGACAGCAAAGGAAAATGCTGAAAAGGCAGGAGTAGGAGAAAATGTAGTATTTCAAAAGCTAGATATAAAAGATTTTAGTAGCAAGAAAAAGTATGGATTTATAATAACAAATCCCCCTTATGGCGAAAGACTTGGAGAAGCTAGTGAAGTAGAAGCTTTATATGAAGATATGGGAGTTGTATATAAAAGTTTAAATGAATGGTCATTTTTTGCAATAACATCACATTTAGGATTTCAAAAACTTTTTGGTGAAAAGGCTCATAAAAATAGAAAGTTATATAATGGAAGACTACTTTGTTACTACTATCAATATTTTAGTGAAGAGCCAAAAAAGGAAAAAAGACAAGAAGATAAAGAATCTAAAAGCGAAGATATTTGGAAATAA
- a CDS encoding RDD family protein, whose protein sequence is MKLEIINRVGSSIVDLLISVAMPLVIFKNIGFNINISYLYCGVLYITLLVLLPIITKGYTIGKYLFNLKIYSKDSTSVSPIQILYREVAKLMYTIPLLGLILVLFSFYLINTTPNNQGIHDTFANTKVIKL, encoded by the coding sequence ATGAAATTAGAAATTATAAATAGAGTAGGGTCATCAATTGTAGATTTACTTATATCTGTTGCTATGCCTTTAGTTATTTTTAAAAATATTGGATTCAATATAAATATATCTTATTTATATTGTGGAGTATTATATATAACACTTTTAGTTTTATTGCCTATAATAACTAAAGGCTACACTATTGGAAAGTATTTGTTTAACCTTAAAATCTACTCAAAGGATTCAACTAGTGTATCACCCATTCAGATATTATATAGAGAAGTAGCTAAGCTAATGTATACAATACCCTTACTTGGTTTAATATTAGTACTTTTCTCTTTTTACTTAATAAATACCACCCCAAATAACCAAGGCATTCATGATACTTTTGCAAATACTAAAGTAATAAAATTATAA
- a CDS encoding DUF4489 domain-containing protein: MKLYYKGSQEEEERCDCNKGHEDHRCDENNECCDKHKYAHCCPKSPCPYPILFECTQGTGTSISKTNENFQPRSLGCITIDTSCLNNPVVKVDFSSTIKYKDNSNTEPTTLLFGLFKNCDDKQEIPCGTWQYTIAFNEANEELTTTFCFSHCECGSCPGCCVYTVKIIDAENENGDTLIISDPSLSVIAKASH; this comes from the coding sequence ATGAAATTATATTATAAAGGATCACAAGAAGAGGAAGAAAGATGCGATTGTAATAAAGGACATGAGGACCATAGATGCGATGAGAACAATGAGTGCTGTGATAAGCATAAATATGCACATTGCTGTCCAAAGAGCCCATGCCCATATCCAATACTTTTTGAATGCACTCAAGGAACAGGTACCTCAATAAGTAAAACTAATGAAAATTTTCAACCAAGATCATTAGGATGCATTACTATAGATACAAGCTGCTTAAATAATCCAGTAGTGAAGGTAGACTTTTCGAGTACTATTAAATATAAGGATAACTCAAACACTGAACCGACAACATTATTATTTGGACTATTTAAAAATTGTGATGATAAACAAGAAATACCTTGTGGAACGTGGCAATATACAATAGCATTTAATGAAGCTAATGAGGAACTTACAACTACATTTTGCTTTAGCCATTGCGAATGTGGTAGTTGTCCAGGATGCTGTGTATACACTGTTAAGATAATAGACGCTGAAAATGAAAATGGAGATACCTTAATAATAAGTGACCCTTCACTTTCGGTTATAGCTAAAGCATCACATTAG
- the add gene encoding adenosine deaminase, translating into MNLSDLPKIELHCHLDGSVRPQTIIDIAKREKINIPSYDIKEITKLMIAPMECASLDEYLEKFSLPINIMQSEYSLKRITYELLEDAAKENVKYMEIRFAPLLHTRGNLDVKAIIESVLSGIKEAEMKYDIRGNLILSFLKTVSPSSIFEVLEVGKEYLNKGVVAVDLCGAERKGFAREFIEPMTLAKNYGYRITIHAGETGIGENVLESIELLGAERIGHGVNIDDCKKSYDMVKDRGVALEICMSSNVQTKAVSTIKSHPMYDFHKDGIKVTLNTDNRTVSNTDMSKEISLALKEFDMSKDDYKKIYYNGIDVCFANEATKERLRGYM; encoded by the coding sequence ATGAATTTAAGTGATTTACCGAAAATAGAACTTCACTGTCACCTAGATGGAAGTGTTAGACCACAGACTATAATTGACATAGCTAAAAGAGAGAAAATTAATATTCCAAGTTATGATATAAAGGAAATAACAAAGCTCATGATAGCTCCTATGGAATGTGCTTCTCTTGATGAGTATTTAGAGAAGTTCTCATTGCCCATAAATATAATGCAAAGTGAGTATAGTCTTAAAAGAATAACTTATGAATTACTAGAGGATGCGGCAAAAGAAAATGTTAAGTATATGGAAATAAGATTTGCTCCTTTACTCCATACTAGGGGAAATCTTGATGTTAAAGCCATTATAGAAAGTGTATTAAGTGGCATCAAAGAGGCAGAGATGAAATATGATATTAGAGGTAATTTAATATTATCATTTTTGAAAACTGTGTCACCTAGTAGTATTTTTGAAGTTTTAGAAGTTGGTAAAGAATATTTAAATAAAGGAGTAGTAGCTGTAGATCTTTGCGGTGCCGAAAGAAAAGGCTTTGCAAGAGAATTTATTGAACCTATGACTTTAGCTAAAAATTATGGATATAGAATTACTATTCACGCGGGTGAGACTGGAATTGGAGAAAATGTATTAGAATCAATTGAACTTTTAGGAGCTGAAAGAATAGGACATGGAGTAAATATAGATGATTGCAAAAAGTCATATGATATGGTTAAAGATAGAGGAGTTGCTCTAGAAATCTGCATGAGTAGCAACGTACAAACAAAGGCTGTGAGTACAATAAAAAGCCACCCTATGTATGATTTTCATAAGGATGGAATTAAGGTTACGTTAAATACAGATAATAGAACTGTTTCTAATACAGATATGAGTAAGGAGATTTCCTTAGCACTAAAAGAATTTGATATGAGTAAGGATGATTATAAGAAGATTTATTATAATGGGATAGATGTATGCTTTGCTAATGAAGCTACAAAAGAAAGGTTAAGAGGATATATGTAA